A DNA window from Syngnathus typhle isolate RoL2023-S1 ecotype Sweden linkage group LG2, RoL_Styp_1.0, whole genome shotgun sequence contains the following coding sequences:
- the LOC133150492 gene encoding glutamate receptor-interacting protein 2-like isoform X1 has translation MLCGLRRDSKNDEGPYAKGNKQSGVSDQSHSSQRPSLSEECRGVTTVDLMKREGSSLGLTISGGSDKDGKPRVSNLRPGGLAARSDQLNVGDHIKSVNGINLSKLRHDEIISLLKNIGERVVLEVEYELPPLLQTPPGVISKTTEVCLLKEGNSFGFVMRGGFHEDWRKSRPLVVTHVRPGGPADREGTVKAGDRILSIDGMPLNREKHADALTTLMQSSQEALFLIEYDISVMEAVQQASGPLLVEIVKGLSSSLGLSLTTSIYRNKQVIIIDKIKAASVAERCGALHPGDALLTIDGTSTEHCSLMEALQLLGNATEVVKLEILPSSQTRLPVRPQDTVKVQKSSHHIWDQSSNFCLPSHGSLGKTWSSPSHPRNQQDHCKSLVSGGFSPSSTATSGFSSQGSSTLPCPMVPTAPTSPRTSTGKRRNRKKDHKSSLSLASSSVGPGGQVFHMEVSEVVLRGDPLTGFGIQLQGGVFATETLSAPPIIRFIEPDSPAERCGLIQVGDRLLTINGIPTEDGTLEEAHQLLRDSALANKVTVEIEFDVAESVVPSSGTFHVKLPKRRGMEMGITISASKKPGKPLIISDIRKGSIAHRTGTLEPGDRLLAIDSVRLEDCTIEDAMHVLDQAEDMVKLRIQKDEDNIDELEMSGSIIYTVELKRYNGPLGITISGTEEPFDPIVISGLTKKGLAERTGAIHIGDRVLAINGVSLKGKTLSEAIHLLQMAGESVTLKIKKQVDRVSASPRSHEYDARRVLDRETGFLSDLEDELMDAARIAKPSEMYSATVPSIDSAMSSWDGSGCDPGYNSQGTYLHKDMLLNANDWRRTKYRSPVGSSSTGLMQHSGLYDGRLTEDDWDKMPGFISPPHCHGTLNQDDSFWSQALQDLETCGQSEILRELEASMTSSAFSLYLEETKTDEDSMFLSEISPIKQAEPKVAPKTSSNLNILSGCGRGSNSLSSMTLALHKVTIRKDPETRDFGFSVSDGLVEKGVFVNMIRPKGPADQAGLKPYDRILQVNRVRTRDLDCCLTVPLIMEAGGSLDLVISRNPMETSNTKGLPGDRNNPSISLLCFSEHCTNSIAL, from the exons ATGCTGTGTGGTCTGAGGAGAGACTCTAAGAACG ATGAGGGACCATACGCAAAAGGAAACAAGCAGTCCGGGGTATCTGACCAATCGCATTCCTCCCAGAGGCCCAGCCTTTCAG AAGAGTGCCGAGGAGTGACCACAGTGGACCTGATGAAAAGAGAAGGCAGCAGCCTCGGCCTCACCATCTCCGGGGGCTCCGATAAGGACGGCAAGCCCAGAGTGTCAAATCTACGTCCAGGTGGGCTGGCTGCCAG AAGTGACCAGCTGAATGTAGGGGACCACATTAAGTCAGTGAACGGCATCAACCTGTCCAAACTTCGTCACGATGAGATTATCAGCCTGCTGAAGAACATAGGGGAGCGAGTTGTCCTGGAGGTGGAGTACGAGCTGCCTCCGTTAC TCCAGACTCCCCCAGGAGTCATAAGCAAAACCACAGAGGTCTGTTTGCTCAAAGAGGGCAACAGTTTTGGCTTTGTCATGCGAG GGGGCTTTCATGAGGACTGGCGCAAGTCTCGTCCTCTGGTGGTGACCCACGTCAGGCCAGGGGGTCCTGCTGACAG GGAGGGCACGGTAAAGGCTGGCGACAGAATCCTGAGCATAGACGGCATGCCTTTAAACCGTGAGAAGCATGCTGACGCGTTGACCACGCTGATGCAGAGCAGCCAGGAAGCCTTGTTCCTGATTGAGTATGACATCTCTGTCATgg AAGCAGTGCAACAGGCCTCGGGTCCTCTTCTGGTGGAGATAGTTAAAGGGCTCTCCTCCAGCCTGGGCCTCAGCCTCACCACATCCATATACAGGAATAAGCAAGTCATCATCATCGACAAGATCAAGGCGGCCAGCGTGGCCGAAAG GTGTGGCGCGCTGCACCCAGGAGACGCCTTGCTGACTATCGATGGAACCAGTACGGAACACTGCTCTCTGATGGAGGCCTTGCAGCTTTTGGGGAACGCCACTGAGGTTGTCAAACTGGAAATTCTACCATCCAGTCAGACCCGGCTGCCTGTCCGGCCACAAGATACAG TGAAAGTACAGAAGAGCAGTCATCATATCTGGGACCAAAGCAGCAACTTCTGCTTACCTTCTCACGGCAGCCTCGGCAAGACATGGAGCAGCCCGAGCCACCCACGCAACCAGCAGGACCACTGCAAAT CTCTGGTGAGTGGTGGCTTCTCCCCTTCCTCCACAGCCACCTCAGGCTTCAGCAGTCAGGGGAGCAGCACGCTGCCCTGCCCCATGGTGCCCACCGCACCCACCAGTCCTCGGACCTCGACTGGCAAGAGGCGGAACAGAAAGAAGGACCACAAGAGCTCAT TGTCGCTGGCATCCAGTTCTGTCGGCCCTGGGGGCCAAGTTTTTCACATGGAAGTGAGCGAGGTCGTCCTGAGGGGGGATCCGCTTACAGGTTTTGGGATCCAGCTGCAAGGGGGTGTCTTTGCTACAGAAACTCTTTCTGCTCCACCCATCATCCGCTTCATTGAACCAGACAGCCCGGCTGAGAG GTGTGGCTTGATACAGGTTGGAGATAGACTCTTAACCATTAATGGTATCCCTACTGAAGATGGCACTTTGGAGGAGGCCCATCAGCTGCTCCGAGACTCCGCTCTGGCCAATAAGGTTACAGTGGAGATTGAATTTGACGTCGCAG AATCGGTGGTTCCTAGCAGCGGCACCTTCCATGTCAAACTACCCAAGCGAAGAGGAATGGAGATGGGTATCACCATCAGTG CAAGTAAGAAGCCTGGCAAGCCACTCATCATCTCTGACATTAGAAAAGGAAGCATAGCACACAG GACGGGCACTCTGGAGCCCGGAGACAGGTTGCTGGCTATAGACAGTGTGCGTCTTGAAGACTGCACCATAGAGGACGCCATGCACGTCCTGGATCAGGCCGAAGACATGGTCAAGCTCCGAATACAGAAGGACGAGGACAACATTG ATGAGCTGGAGATGTCTGGTTCCATCATCTACACTGTAGAGCTGAAGAGATATAACGGACCTCTGGGGATCACCATTTCAGGCACGGAGGAGCCTTTTGATCCTATCGTCATTTCGGGTCTAACCAAGAAAGGCCTGGCTGAGAG GACCGGGGCCATTCACATAGGGGACCGTGTGCTGGCTATCAATGGGGTCAGTCTGAAAGGCAAAACGTTGAGCGAGGCTATCCACCTGCTGCAGATGGCGGGGGAGTCAGTCACCCTCAAGATCAAGAAACAAGTAGACCGCGTGTCAGCCTCGCCTCGCTCTCATG AATATGATGCAAGGAGGGTCCTGGACAGAGAGACTGGCTTTCTGAGTGACTTAGAGGATGAATTGATGGATGCGGCGAGAATCGCTAAACCCTCCGAGATGTACTCCGCCACCGTGCCCAGTATTGACTCCGCCATGAGCTCCTGGGATGGCTCGGGATGCGACCCCGGGTACAATAGCCAAG gaACTTATCTACACAAAGACATGTTACTCAATGCCAACGACTGGAGAAGAACAAAGTACAGGAGCCCGGTCGGGTCCAGCTCGACAGGACTGATGCAGCACTCCGGGCTCTACGACGGGAGACTAACTGAGGATGACTGGGACAAGATGCCTGG ATTCATCAGCCCCCCTCATTGCCATGGTACCCTGAATCAGGACGATAGCTTTTGGTCTCAAGCTCTGCAGGACCTGGAGACTTGTGGCCAGTCTGAGATCCTCAGGGAGCTGGAG GCATCTATGACAAGTAGCGCTTTTAGTCTCTACCTAGAAGAGACCAAGACTGATGAGGACTCAATGTTTCTGTCCGAAATAAGTCCCATTAAACAAGCGGAACCTAAAGTGGCACCAAAGACCAGCAGCAACCTCAACATCTTGAGCGGATGTGGCAGAGGCTCCAATAGTTTGTCTTCGATGACTCTGGCCCTGCACAAG GTGACTATCAGAAAGGACCCCGAGACCCGTGACTTTGGATTCAGTGTATCTGACGGACTTGTGGAGAAAGGAGTGTTTGTCAACATGATCCGCCCCAAAGGCCCGGCCGACCAGGCGGGCTTGAAGCCTTACGATCGTATACTTCAG GTGAACCGTGTGCGGACTAGAGACTTGGACTGCTGTCTCACTGTGCCCCTGATTATGGAAGCGGGAGGCAGCCTAGATCTGGTCATTAGCAGAAATCCAATGGAAACAAGCAACACCAAGGGTCTGCCTGGCGACCGCAACAACCCTTCCATCTCACTGCTCTGCTTTTCTGAGCACTGCACCAATAGCATTGCCCTGTGA
- the LOC133150492 gene encoding glutamate receptor-interacting protein 2-like isoform X3, translating into MLCGLRRDSKNDEGPYAKGNKQSGVSDQSHSSQRPSLSEECRGVTTVDLMKREGSSLGLTISGGSDKDGKPRVSNLRPGGLAARSDQLNVGDHIKSVNGINLSKLRHDEIISLLKNIGERVVLEVEYELPPLLQTPPGVISKTTEVCLLKEGNSFGFVMRGGFHEDWRKSRPLVVTHVRPGGPADREGTVKAGDRILSIDGMPLNREKHADALTTLMQSSQEALFLIEYDISVMEAVQQASGPLLVEIVKGLSSSLGLSLTTSIYRNKQVIIIDKIKAASVAERCGALHPGDALLTIDGTSTEHCSLMEALQLLGNATEVVKLEILPSSQTRLPVRPQDTVKVQKSSHHIWDQSSNFCLPSHGSLGKTWSSPSHPRNQQDHCKSLVSGGFSPSSTATSGFSSQGSSTLPCPMVPTAPTSPRTSTGKRRNRKKDHKSSLSLASSSVGPGGQVFHMEVSEVVLRGDPLTGFGIQLQGGVFATETLSAPPIIRFIEPDSPAERCGLIQVGDRLLTINGIPTEDGTLEEAHQLLRDSALANKVTVEIEFDVAESVVPSSGTFHVKLPKRRGMEMGITISASKKPGKPLIISDIRKGSIAHRTGTLEPGDRLLAIDSVRLEDCTIEDAMHVLDQAEDMVKLRIQKDEDNIDELEMSGSIIYTVELKRYNGPLGITISGTEEPFDPIVISGLTKKGLAERTGAIHIGDRVLAINGVSLKGKTLSEAIHLLQMAGESVTLKIKKQVDRVSASPRSHEYDARRVLDRETGFLSDLEDELMDAARIAKPSEMYSATVPSIDSAMSSWDGSGCDPGYNSQGTYLHKDMLLNANDWRRTKYRSPVGSSSTGLMQHSGLYDGRLTEDDWDKMPGYSLSDLLY; encoded by the exons ATGCTGTGTGGTCTGAGGAGAGACTCTAAGAACG ATGAGGGACCATACGCAAAAGGAAACAAGCAGTCCGGGGTATCTGACCAATCGCATTCCTCCCAGAGGCCCAGCCTTTCAG AAGAGTGCCGAGGAGTGACCACAGTGGACCTGATGAAAAGAGAAGGCAGCAGCCTCGGCCTCACCATCTCCGGGGGCTCCGATAAGGACGGCAAGCCCAGAGTGTCAAATCTACGTCCAGGTGGGCTGGCTGCCAG AAGTGACCAGCTGAATGTAGGGGACCACATTAAGTCAGTGAACGGCATCAACCTGTCCAAACTTCGTCACGATGAGATTATCAGCCTGCTGAAGAACATAGGGGAGCGAGTTGTCCTGGAGGTGGAGTACGAGCTGCCTCCGTTAC TCCAGACTCCCCCAGGAGTCATAAGCAAAACCACAGAGGTCTGTTTGCTCAAAGAGGGCAACAGTTTTGGCTTTGTCATGCGAG GGGGCTTTCATGAGGACTGGCGCAAGTCTCGTCCTCTGGTGGTGACCCACGTCAGGCCAGGGGGTCCTGCTGACAG GGAGGGCACGGTAAAGGCTGGCGACAGAATCCTGAGCATAGACGGCATGCCTTTAAACCGTGAGAAGCATGCTGACGCGTTGACCACGCTGATGCAGAGCAGCCAGGAAGCCTTGTTCCTGATTGAGTATGACATCTCTGTCATgg AAGCAGTGCAACAGGCCTCGGGTCCTCTTCTGGTGGAGATAGTTAAAGGGCTCTCCTCCAGCCTGGGCCTCAGCCTCACCACATCCATATACAGGAATAAGCAAGTCATCATCATCGACAAGATCAAGGCGGCCAGCGTGGCCGAAAG GTGTGGCGCGCTGCACCCAGGAGACGCCTTGCTGACTATCGATGGAACCAGTACGGAACACTGCTCTCTGATGGAGGCCTTGCAGCTTTTGGGGAACGCCACTGAGGTTGTCAAACTGGAAATTCTACCATCCAGTCAGACCCGGCTGCCTGTCCGGCCACAAGATACAG TGAAAGTACAGAAGAGCAGTCATCATATCTGGGACCAAAGCAGCAACTTCTGCTTACCTTCTCACGGCAGCCTCGGCAAGACATGGAGCAGCCCGAGCCACCCACGCAACCAGCAGGACCACTGCAAAT CTCTGGTGAGTGGTGGCTTCTCCCCTTCCTCCACAGCCACCTCAGGCTTCAGCAGTCAGGGGAGCAGCACGCTGCCCTGCCCCATGGTGCCCACCGCACCCACCAGTCCTCGGACCTCGACTGGCAAGAGGCGGAACAGAAAGAAGGACCACAAGAGCTCAT TGTCGCTGGCATCCAGTTCTGTCGGCCCTGGGGGCCAAGTTTTTCACATGGAAGTGAGCGAGGTCGTCCTGAGGGGGGATCCGCTTACAGGTTTTGGGATCCAGCTGCAAGGGGGTGTCTTTGCTACAGAAACTCTTTCTGCTCCACCCATCATCCGCTTCATTGAACCAGACAGCCCGGCTGAGAG GTGTGGCTTGATACAGGTTGGAGATAGACTCTTAACCATTAATGGTATCCCTACTGAAGATGGCACTTTGGAGGAGGCCCATCAGCTGCTCCGAGACTCCGCTCTGGCCAATAAGGTTACAGTGGAGATTGAATTTGACGTCGCAG AATCGGTGGTTCCTAGCAGCGGCACCTTCCATGTCAAACTACCCAAGCGAAGAGGAATGGAGATGGGTATCACCATCAGTG CAAGTAAGAAGCCTGGCAAGCCACTCATCATCTCTGACATTAGAAAAGGAAGCATAGCACACAG GACGGGCACTCTGGAGCCCGGAGACAGGTTGCTGGCTATAGACAGTGTGCGTCTTGAAGACTGCACCATAGAGGACGCCATGCACGTCCTGGATCAGGCCGAAGACATGGTCAAGCTCCGAATACAGAAGGACGAGGACAACATTG ATGAGCTGGAGATGTCTGGTTCCATCATCTACACTGTAGAGCTGAAGAGATATAACGGACCTCTGGGGATCACCATTTCAGGCACGGAGGAGCCTTTTGATCCTATCGTCATTTCGGGTCTAACCAAGAAAGGCCTGGCTGAGAG GACCGGGGCCATTCACATAGGGGACCGTGTGCTGGCTATCAATGGGGTCAGTCTGAAAGGCAAAACGTTGAGCGAGGCTATCCACCTGCTGCAGATGGCGGGGGAGTCAGTCACCCTCAAGATCAAGAAACAAGTAGACCGCGTGTCAGCCTCGCCTCGCTCTCATG AATATGATGCAAGGAGGGTCCTGGACAGAGAGACTGGCTTTCTGAGTGACTTAGAGGATGAATTGATGGATGCGGCGAGAATCGCTAAACCCTCCGAGATGTACTCCGCCACCGTGCCCAGTATTGACTCCGCCATGAGCTCCTGGGATGGCTCGGGATGCGACCCCGGGTACAATAGCCAAG gaACTTATCTACACAAAGACATGTTACTCAATGCCAACGACTGGAGAAGAACAAAGTACAGGAGCCCGGTCGGGTCCAGCTCGACAGGACTGATGCAGCACTCCGGGCTCTACGACGGGAGACTAACTGAGGATGACTGGGACAAGATGCCTGG GTATTCTCTCTCTGATCTGCTTTACTAA
- the LOC133150492 gene encoding glutamate receptor-interacting protein 2-like isoform X2: MLCGLRRDSKNDEGPYAKGNKQSGVSDQSHSSQRPSLSEECRGVTTVDLMKREGSSLGLTISGGSDKDGKPRVSNLRPGGLAARSDQLNVGDHIKSVNGINLSKLRHDEIISLLKNIGERVVLEVEYELPPLLQTPPGVISKTTEVCLLKEGNSFGFVMRGGFHEDWRKSRPLVVTHVRPGGPADREGTVKAGDRILSIDGMPLNREKHADALTTLMQSSQEALFLIEYDISVMEAVQQASGPLLVEIVKGLSSSLGLSLTTSIYRNKQVIIIDKIKAASVAERCGALHPGDALLTIDGTSTEHCSLMEALQLLGNATEVVKLEILPSSQTRLPVRPQDTVKVQKSSHHIWDQSSNFCLPSHGSLGKTWSSPSHPRNQQDHCKSTSGFSSQGSSTLPCPMVPTAPTSPRTSTGKRRNRKKDHKSSLSLASSSVGPGGQVFHMEVSEVVLRGDPLTGFGIQLQGGVFATETLSAPPIIRFIEPDSPAERCGLIQVGDRLLTINGIPTEDGTLEEAHQLLRDSALANKVTVEIEFDVAESVVPSSGTFHVKLPKRRGMEMGITISASKKPGKPLIISDIRKGSIAHRTGTLEPGDRLLAIDSVRLEDCTIEDAMHVLDQAEDMVKLRIQKDEDNIDELEMSGSIIYTVELKRYNGPLGITISGTEEPFDPIVISGLTKKGLAERTGAIHIGDRVLAINGVSLKGKTLSEAIHLLQMAGESVTLKIKKQVDRVSASPRSHEYDARRVLDRETGFLSDLEDELMDAARIAKPSEMYSATVPSIDSAMSSWDGSGCDPGYNSQGTYLHKDMLLNANDWRRTKYRSPVGSSSTGLMQHSGLYDGRLTEDDWDKMPGFISPPHCHGTLNQDDSFWSQALQDLETCGQSEILRELEASMTSSAFSLYLEETKTDEDSMFLSEISPIKQAEPKVAPKTSSNLNILSGCGRGSNSLSSMTLALHKVTIRKDPETRDFGFSVSDGLVEKGVFVNMIRPKGPADQAGLKPYDRILQVNRVRTRDLDCCLTVPLIMEAGGSLDLVISRNPMETSNTKGLPGDRNNPSISLLCFSEHCTNSIAL, translated from the exons ATGCTGTGTGGTCTGAGGAGAGACTCTAAGAACG ATGAGGGACCATACGCAAAAGGAAACAAGCAGTCCGGGGTATCTGACCAATCGCATTCCTCCCAGAGGCCCAGCCTTTCAG AAGAGTGCCGAGGAGTGACCACAGTGGACCTGATGAAAAGAGAAGGCAGCAGCCTCGGCCTCACCATCTCCGGGGGCTCCGATAAGGACGGCAAGCCCAGAGTGTCAAATCTACGTCCAGGTGGGCTGGCTGCCAG AAGTGACCAGCTGAATGTAGGGGACCACATTAAGTCAGTGAACGGCATCAACCTGTCCAAACTTCGTCACGATGAGATTATCAGCCTGCTGAAGAACATAGGGGAGCGAGTTGTCCTGGAGGTGGAGTACGAGCTGCCTCCGTTAC TCCAGACTCCCCCAGGAGTCATAAGCAAAACCACAGAGGTCTGTTTGCTCAAAGAGGGCAACAGTTTTGGCTTTGTCATGCGAG GGGGCTTTCATGAGGACTGGCGCAAGTCTCGTCCTCTGGTGGTGACCCACGTCAGGCCAGGGGGTCCTGCTGACAG GGAGGGCACGGTAAAGGCTGGCGACAGAATCCTGAGCATAGACGGCATGCCTTTAAACCGTGAGAAGCATGCTGACGCGTTGACCACGCTGATGCAGAGCAGCCAGGAAGCCTTGTTCCTGATTGAGTATGACATCTCTGTCATgg AAGCAGTGCAACAGGCCTCGGGTCCTCTTCTGGTGGAGATAGTTAAAGGGCTCTCCTCCAGCCTGGGCCTCAGCCTCACCACATCCATATACAGGAATAAGCAAGTCATCATCATCGACAAGATCAAGGCGGCCAGCGTGGCCGAAAG GTGTGGCGCGCTGCACCCAGGAGACGCCTTGCTGACTATCGATGGAACCAGTACGGAACACTGCTCTCTGATGGAGGCCTTGCAGCTTTTGGGGAACGCCACTGAGGTTGTCAAACTGGAAATTCTACCATCCAGTCAGACCCGGCTGCCTGTCCGGCCACAAGATACAG TGAAAGTACAGAAGAGCAGTCATCATATCTGGGACCAAAGCAGCAACTTCTGCTTACCTTCTCACGGCAGCCTCGGCAAGACATGGAGCAGCCCGAGCCACCCACGCAACCAGCAGGACCACTGCAAAT CCACCTCAGGCTTCAGCAGTCAGGGGAGCAGCACGCTGCCCTGCCCCATGGTGCCCACCGCACCCACCAGTCCTCGGACCTCGACTGGCAAGAGGCGGAACAGAAAGAAGGACCACAAGAGCTCAT TGTCGCTGGCATCCAGTTCTGTCGGCCCTGGGGGCCAAGTTTTTCACATGGAAGTGAGCGAGGTCGTCCTGAGGGGGGATCCGCTTACAGGTTTTGGGATCCAGCTGCAAGGGGGTGTCTTTGCTACAGAAACTCTTTCTGCTCCACCCATCATCCGCTTCATTGAACCAGACAGCCCGGCTGAGAG GTGTGGCTTGATACAGGTTGGAGATAGACTCTTAACCATTAATGGTATCCCTACTGAAGATGGCACTTTGGAGGAGGCCCATCAGCTGCTCCGAGACTCCGCTCTGGCCAATAAGGTTACAGTGGAGATTGAATTTGACGTCGCAG AATCGGTGGTTCCTAGCAGCGGCACCTTCCATGTCAAACTACCCAAGCGAAGAGGAATGGAGATGGGTATCACCATCAGTG CAAGTAAGAAGCCTGGCAAGCCACTCATCATCTCTGACATTAGAAAAGGAAGCATAGCACACAG GACGGGCACTCTGGAGCCCGGAGACAGGTTGCTGGCTATAGACAGTGTGCGTCTTGAAGACTGCACCATAGAGGACGCCATGCACGTCCTGGATCAGGCCGAAGACATGGTCAAGCTCCGAATACAGAAGGACGAGGACAACATTG ATGAGCTGGAGATGTCTGGTTCCATCATCTACACTGTAGAGCTGAAGAGATATAACGGACCTCTGGGGATCACCATTTCAGGCACGGAGGAGCCTTTTGATCCTATCGTCATTTCGGGTCTAACCAAGAAAGGCCTGGCTGAGAG GACCGGGGCCATTCACATAGGGGACCGTGTGCTGGCTATCAATGGGGTCAGTCTGAAAGGCAAAACGTTGAGCGAGGCTATCCACCTGCTGCAGATGGCGGGGGAGTCAGTCACCCTCAAGATCAAGAAACAAGTAGACCGCGTGTCAGCCTCGCCTCGCTCTCATG AATATGATGCAAGGAGGGTCCTGGACAGAGAGACTGGCTTTCTGAGTGACTTAGAGGATGAATTGATGGATGCGGCGAGAATCGCTAAACCCTCCGAGATGTACTCCGCCACCGTGCCCAGTATTGACTCCGCCATGAGCTCCTGGGATGGCTCGGGATGCGACCCCGGGTACAATAGCCAAG gaACTTATCTACACAAAGACATGTTACTCAATGCCAACGACTGGAGAAGAACAAAGTACAGGAGCCCGGTCGGGTCCAGCTCGACAGGACTGATGCAGCACTCCGGGCTCTACGACGGGAGACTAACTGAGGATGACTGGGACAAGATGCCTGG ATTCATCAGCCCCCCTCATTGCCATGGTACCCTGAATCAGGACGATAGCTTTTGGTCTCAAGCTCTGCAGGACCTGGAGACTTGTGGCCAGTCTGAGATCCTCAGGGAGCTGGAG GCATCTATGACAAGTAGCGCTTTTAGTCTCTACCTAGAAGAGACCAAGACTGATGAGGACTCAATGTTTCTGTCCGAAATAAGTCCCATTAAACAAGCGGAACCTAAAGTGGCACCAAAGACCAGCAGCAACCTCAACATCTTGAGCGGATGTGGCAGAGGCTCCAATAGTTTGTCTTCGATGACTCTGGCCCTGCACAAG GTGACTATCAGAAAGGACCCCGAGACCCGTGACTTTGGATTCAGTGTATCTGACGGACTTGTGGAGAAAGGAGTGTTTGTCAACATGATCCGCCCCAAAGGCCCGGCCGACCAGGCGGGCTTGAAGCCTTACGATCGTATACTTCAG GTGAACCGTGTGCGGACTAGAGACTTGGACTGCTGTCTCACTGTGCCCCTGATTATGGAAGCGGGAGGCAGCCTAGATCTGGTCATTAGCAGAAATCCAATGGAAACAAGCAACACCAAGGGTCTGCCTGGCGACCGCAACAACCCTTCCATCTCACTGCTCTGCTTTTCTGAGCACTGCACCAATAGCATTGCCCTGTGA